In Cryptomeria japonica chromosome 1, Sugi_1.0, whole genome shotgun sequence, the sequence gttcttttcctgattcgtgggattctcttgttatggctatcggtagtacttctgttgttttgaagtctgaagatgtggtgggtgccctacttggtgaagagatatgaaggaaggtatcccacagttcaaaggaagccctaactgttcgtggaagacctaaggagaaaggtaagaagaatgagaagcatgataagtccaaatcgaaagggagatcgaaatctcctggaaagtccaaagtcatttattGGAATTATGGTAAACCAGGTaacatctgtaaggactgcaaagaagaaaagaagaagattgattttaattccgagtctgagaaggaagatggtaatGCATTCATTgcggctttggcaactcatgcaggtaatgatgcttggttaattaactcaggtgcatcttttcatatgactaacaacagagattggttttctgaatatgaagaatttaatggaggtaaggtgtagttgggtgatgattcacatttagacattgttggtcaaggtaaagttagaataaATTTttatgatggtagaataaaaaagattaatggtgtgctacatatccctggtttaaaacaaaatctgttatctgtgagaaaaatgatagatgcgggtgtgtaggtagtcttttttgaagcaggatgtaagatgattaagggtgatatggtaattgctagaggtgtcaggtttgacaatttgtataagctagacacatacactgttgagtgtaatagcacttctgtaaacagtgaatctatggaagatttgagggtttcaccttcaacaaatggaaatggtttttgggtacctaagggtgctctttcttctaaagaaaatttatctgcagagaagactatgttatggcaccagaggcttggccacattggagaaaagggtctaaggaccttgaaaaataaaaaccttgttgaaggtttgaatgattgtaatcttgactttgatttttgtgagcattgcatttatggaaaacaaaaccacatttagttttacttgagttctcataaaactggcggtgttttggatcttattcattctaatgtgtttggtcctatagatgtttcttcgattggaaaatccacatatcatgtttcatttattgatgattttagtagaaggaaatgggtatattttctaaagactaaatctgaagtttttaatcaatttaaagaattcaaagcaatGCTTGAGTTgcaaaatggaaagaaaattaaaattttaaggactgataatggtagttaatttttctctaatgattttgatagaatcTATAAAGACTGTGGTATTAACAGAcaaaagacaactccgtattctccagagcataatggagttgcagaaagaatgaataggacactaatggagaaggctaggagtatgctgagtggtgttggtctagaacaaattttttgggttgaagttgttgccactacttgctacctaataaacaggtctcctacatcaactcttgttgataaaacacctatggaagaatGGTTGGGTCacaagacttcattgagacatcttagagtttttggttgcgaggcatatgcacatgtaccaaaggagaagcagacaaaattggagaacaaggttgtgaaatgtatcttcattgggtataattataatgtgaaaggatacaagctttgggaccctattgcacaaacgGTACTTCACAGTAGAagtattatttttagagaaattaagtatccttctgttacattgcagccagaatagactaaacaagaagatgtgattcaattcccctagaatagactaaacaagaagagttgaattgagacccctagataggcaagaagtttaggagagctcatctagctttgaatcttcaaaagaggaggaagaacctcgaactcagcttgtttgaaggtctacaagacatagacaaccacctgaaaggtattcacctgatgattggagatgtattttttctttgaatactaatgtggatgaactgaaatctgtagaagaggctttaggtatgaatgatgcataatcctagaagattgctatggaagaagaaatgatagctttgaaaaagaatgatacatgggatcttgtaccattgcctgaaggatagaagcctgttggttgtaaatgggtgttcaagaaaaatataggttcatatggaagcattgagaagtatgaAGTGAGGTTGGTTgcgaaaggctactctcaggttgagggtgttgattatggtgagataatTCCTCCTGTTGCAAAAAttacatccattagattttttctttctattgttgctgcttatgatttagaggttgagcaaatggatgtgaaaactgctttccttcatggtgatttggaggaggatatttatatgacacagtcggagtactatgtggtgaaaggtaaaagtaatttggtctgtaaattaaagaaatccctgtatggcctcaaacagagtcctaggatgtggtaccagaaatttgatacatatgtgttgagtttgggatttgagctttCTAAaccagatcattgtgtttattataaaactgatggtgataatttcctgtacattgcattgtatgttgatgatatgttattcattggtaaaaggaaatgtatgatttcagaacttaAGTCTTAActcgttgctaaatttgaaatgaaagatcttggtgcaacaaaacacattcttgggatggaaattaaaagagatagagcaaacagaaagctatggctaggccagtgTAAGTATGTAAATTTAGTGTTACataggttcaacatgcaggattgtagaccattgtgtattctttttacagttggaatgaaattatctgttgtggattgtcctacatccccatcggagatggaagacatgagcagagttccTTActaaagtgcagttggaagtttgttgtatgctatggtctgtactagaccagacatttcccaagTGGAGGGAgttttgtccagatatatgtctaatcctagtagagttcattgggatgcaatcaaaagagttttcagatatttgaagggtacctcagagtattctttgtgttatcatggtaatttggttggagacaagatttcccttgatattcatggttatgtggattcagactaggtaggtgatattgatagcaaaatatccaccagtgcttatgtgtttactttattttatGGTGCAATTAGTTGTATGAGTAAGCAACatgttgtggtttctttgtccactactgaagcagagtatatggtagctactcatgcttgtaaagaggccactTGGTTTAAGAGATTGTgctcagacattggaataaaataaggagccgtgacagtttattgtgacagtcagagtgtgatctgcctagctaagaacccaacatttcatgcctggaccaagcacattgacgttcggtatcattttgtcagacatatggttgaagatggtagggtgaagctagttaaggtggaaactttgattaatgttgtagattctttaactaaggttgtgagaatagagaagttcagatggggCTCGGAGTCTATGggtctcatggcccctagcaattgattcattgtgttgatactccctttgctcttgcaaggtgtttgacaagtgggagatttgttgggaaaatggtgtctcaaccttgcatttatataagattactatttatagtaagttttcattgtaagttttcatttgagcatgaaatggtgcaaaattctccttgaagcttttggttggctagataagcactctggtaaagttacatcgcaagattACAAATAGTTTTAAAGattaaaatttttcattttggaggggtccaatgaaaggtttaaatttgattttgaggactttagaggccccaaaatgccttgaaaaCTGGGCGTAAATGGCGTAGCGGTTTATGAAGTAAGAGAACACTTCGCAAGGTTTctagcgcttcaaacggttcgtcaatcagacacacgattctcaagttatcgcctccagaagtttgtactcctgaaataggaaatataaaatacatcagacacataaatgagttgtaaaagtgaGGGACACTCgacatagggcatctagaagggagatagggtcagctacaccttattgggtggttttagcccatggttttgtaataccatttgacggtttcttgtattgtatctcctatatatgaggtgcgtgagatagaggttgtgtaagaATCTTATAGCTAATTGAATATATGTTTAGTGGTAATCCTGCaattatattgtaatctattttgattgccgaataatatattgggcgacttttggagtgtggggtttttctctcgaaagggttttccccacgtaaatcactgtgttatggtttgaatgttattatatctatttctaatttctgtaactgttgtaaagatGTGTAAACTTTTTTGCATTgctctcctctcaagattagtgtaggaagttgtttcgctacttaacttccttacaggatGTGTTACAAGAGTGAATTTAATCAAACTCAATCACATACCAACACATTAATTATGTATGAAAATTATAATAGTGCATACAATAAAGTCCTCTTGAACATGAGTCAATATGGTATGTCCTATTTAGATACATGTCAATTCATTTGTTTTGAAGATGCGTTTGCTAGAGTTTGTTGATAATTATTATTATTCTTTCATTTATGTAGGATTTGATAATAGAAAGCGAGCCTACTATGGAGCTAGTGGAGGTACCtataattttgatatttttgttaccCATGGGGAAGTTGATCGAAGTCCTATAAGTGGTCAAGAAGCAACATTGTTTGTAGATCTAAGTAATTACATGAATTGACAAAACATCTATTTTAGATAGGCCTTGAATGATGTGATTGCCAATATGTTTATGCAAGGAGAATTCATCGACCCTTCTTTTAGTGCATTGTTATCTAAGAAGAAATGCTACCTTTTTTGACCTCGTTATTTGCATATACGTGCCAGTTTTTCGTTGTCACTTTTTTACCGAGTTTCATTTGCAGAAGTCTTTTGGGTGCATTTATAACACACTAGCTCGTAGGAGGaaaagatttcaattatgctttcaaATCTAcacattaatattttaatatagatATTAGTATCTTAATTGAATTATTCAAAAATTTGTTTTGTAAGAAGAAAAGATAAATATGCCTTCCTATAAATAAGACTATCGAATCATATAGTATTATATTCAATTCTTTCCTCCTCATGTTGCCCAAGGCCACTCAAATAATTACACTGATCCACAAGCACATAAAGGCAACAAAGTTTGGCTTCCACGAGGAAAAACACAATCTCCTTTGTCCCATGTTCAACATAGATTTTTTAAAGATAGGTATACTAGTTTAATGAAGATTTAAGATAGCCAAACCAACTACTTATAACCCATGTAAACTATAAGATTAAAAATGTAACACTATTTATATTTCTATATTTATCTTTTTACAAATAATTGAATTACTTATACTATATATAtcagttaattttatttttttgattgtaGGAATTGAATATCAAATATGACCAATGACATGATGTTGACACATCTTCTAGTACCACGTGGACTGAGAGGAGACTAAACTTTGTGCTTTACCACTAAAAGCTTCCACCAATCAAACTAGACCCCAACATCAATTATTAATCTAATTAttaatcaataaaataaattaattaaattacccaATCTTTTCCTTAGGAATTATTTTCTTTTCTCGAATCATGACATGTGAGTGAGGCGAAATAATTTTTCCTCTACAAAtcattagatcatatcaaaatatcAACCTAGTTTCTAAGGTATATAATGGAAATATTAAAAAGTTGGGTCATTTGCAAGATTTAGATTCTCATAAAAGGAAGAAATGAAAGGTGATCATTAATTTAGTTACTGGATAGCGAGTGCTCCCTTGTACGGTCATATTTTAAGAGAtactttatttaaaaaatataaagagaATGCCCAGTTTTAATTATTGCACAtcaatttttaatattaaatattgcaATTCAATTCTTAATAATAAGGCTTTCCCTCGAATAGAACATCGTGTTCCCCTTCTTTGGTCAAATACATATGAATAAAAGTTGGTTTTATTGCTGTTACTGTCTGTAAGATTTTATATTGAACCAATTGAATTTTTTTTGAGTAGACTGACATTGTTTATAAAGATTCTTACTTTTTCTTTTAAAGTTGACagatttttataatttaatttcttatagattggttcaagtatgattgtGGTAGCCCCCGTAGAAATTGCAGTGTGTTTGGTAAATTTTTTAATGAGAAGGTGATGCTGATACATGTCCTCTAGTATCATATGAGTTGAAAGAAGCTGAACTTCGTGATCACGTGCTTTACCATAAGAAACTCTTGCAGATACAACATTATTTGTAAGAcaatatatagatatatttaaatgagaaaatatgGATTTCAATTCTCAGACCAACATCAAACAGATTTTATTCTCACTTTTAGTATATTCAAATGCTGTGAGATCACAAAGTCTATTACAGAAATCCACTGCCAAGAATCACATAAGGTGAATTTTTGCCAGAATGAAGAATATTCACTTGCAGAAAGATCATTACAGTTATTCAAGTGATAGCCTACTTTCTGATAAGGGAGGCAACAGTGCAGGTGACAAATCTTGAAGGAGGAGAGGAATGGAGAAGGGCTGCAGCTCTCTGCTCAAACCTCTGGAAAAGCATCTCTGAACATTCAATGCCAATGTGGGCCTCAACTAGACTGCCCACAAAACTTTTAACCAGATTTGCCTTCATCTTTGCAAACATATTTGGGTTCTTCACCCAATGCTCAAATTCCTCCTCAGACATGCTTGGTACCCCTTGACATACCTCCATGGTCTCTATCTCAAAAGCACCACACTCTTCAACTGCCTTTCTCACCTCAGATGAATTTGGGAAGTACCATGGAAGATTAAATGAGTCTCTCAAATCCAAGCTGACAAACCCCTGCATATCAGCAAAAGTATATTAATCACCAGTGGAATAGAACGTTACAGAAATATGACAAATCTCCAGGAAAGAGGTGGTGAAGTAAGGTTAAGGTTTGCCTGTGTGACAAGATCATCCCATGCATCTTCAAAGTCCTGACCACAGAATTCACCTTCTACTGAAACTTGTTGTGTTGGGGGTGAACTATCTGGTCTCCCCATCAAACAAACAAACAGTATGCCTCCTGGTGCTATCTCCATTGCTCTGGACTTCATGAAAgttgtgagatcttcctgagattGCTTTGAGTATATATCTGCAGTGTCCTGCCTGCCTCTGTTGATCCACACATTTCCTCTGTTGTAGAAGGGTGAATCCTTATCCACAACAGCCTCAGGAACCTGCAATCAGAATCATAGTAACAGGTAGCTTTTAAAGAAACCACACCCTAAGAGAGAACCCACAGTTCACTGAGAACACTAGCTTTCCATAAAACTCTACATTATGATTTTGAAATTACATGTACCTACATGGAAGAAaacttcaaaaaaagaaaaaaaagtgagaAAGCAAATTCTTTTGTGTTAAAACTGTGTGCTTATTTGATAGACATTTTGAATCACACCAAATGATTCATCTTCAAGAAGAGGAATTATAATTCCTCGATGTGACTCAAAATGTTGATCAAATAAGCACACACAGTTTTAACGCAAAAGAATTTGCTTTCTGATTCATGGACTGTGGGAAATTGGTCCCATCTAAAGAAAAAGTGATCACCTCTGAAATCCAATGGAGGGCCATTATAG encodes:
- the LOC131027754 gene encoding gibberellic acid methyltransferase 2 gives rise to the protein MENGDMENQSNSSEVLRVGVETETKSVKSCVELHGALHMYSGNGDASYAENSTRQRYVFHVLQPLFKAAMEKLIIPKEGPIRIADLGCATGLNTILDVGFVMRTLTNLCIGSEVTVPQFQVFHSDLPSNDFNGLFNLLVKTTCPYFVAGVPGSFYNVLFPNSSIHVCFSIMALHWISEVPEAVVDKDSPFYNRGNVWINRGRQDTADIYSKQSQEDLTTFMKSRAMEIAPGGILFVCLMGRPDSSPPTQQVSVEGEFCGQDFEDAWDDLVTQGFVSLDLRDSFNLPWYFPNSSEVRKAVEECGAFEIETMEVCQGVPSMSEEEFEHWVKNPNMFAKMKANLVKSFVGSLVEAHIGIECSEMLFQRFEQRAAALLHSSPPSRFVTCTVASLIRK